TGGAGGACCACCCCCTGGCTCCTACCTGCCGTTGGCCGGGAGACCGGCCGGGTAAACGGCTACTTGCGTCGCATGGTGATGGTCAGCTCATAGGGGTCACTCGCATCGGACGGGATCTGGTAGGCATCCTGGGCGATGGGCTGGTACTGCTGGTGCACCACCACGATGCCATAGCTTTCACCGGGCGTCACTTTGGCGTCCAGCTGGAAGCGGCCCTCGGCGTTGCTCGTCCCGCTGCCGTGGACCATATCGTCCGGGAAGTCCGCCTCCACCCAATCGTCGATGAGGATGCCGGGCTTCAGGAAGACGATGAGCGCGCCGGCGACGGGCTGCCGCTGATTATCCCGGTCCAGTACCACGCCGGTTACGTTCACCGCCCGGGGCCCCGGTGCCGTGCCCCCCTGCACGGTGAAGTTGCCGCTCTGGTTCAGCTCACCGGCGATATAAAGCTCCAGGGTGTACTCCCCGACCGGCAGCCCATCCGGATGGGAAAGGCTGATGTAGTAGCTGCCCGATTCGCCTGCATCCCACACGGCCTGATTCTCCAGCACCTGCTGCCCGTTGAAATACCAGCGGGTCATCCAGGAGGTACCGTTGGCCATGCCCTCATAGTCGAAGAACGCGTACACTTTCTTCAGATTGCTGAAAACCGCCCCCGGATTGACCGGCCGGTCGTTCTCCACCCCTTCCGCAAAGCGGATGGGGCCGAAGCCACCGCCGCCGGAGTTAGCAGGCGGCTGGGGCACGGTTCCCTCGCCGATGATCACCCCGCCCCGGTAGAGGGAGACCCCATCGTAGATCAGCTCCAGTTCGATGAAGCCATCGGGCAGGCCCTCGTCGTTGTAGACGCTGACCCAGCTGCTCCCGCTCTCCCCCTCCTCCCAGGCGAAGGAGTCCCGCAGGCCTTCGAAGCCATCCACATACCAGACATACGTCAGCGTTTTGCCATCTTCAAAGCCGCTGTAATCGAAGACCGCGTAGAGGTCGGTGATGCCGCTGGGGAACTGGACATCCACGCCCACCGGTTGACCGCTCCGATTGACGGCCTGGGCGAAGCGGACGTTGCTGATGGCGGCGCTGCCATCACCCGGCTGGTTGGGGAAGTAGCTCTGGACGAAGTCGATGGCCAGGTTTCCCGTGCGCACCAGGCCGATCTTGCCCACGTCGTCGGTGTTCCCGGCGGTGGGCACCCCCACAAAGCGCCCCCGGTCATCGGTGGCTAGGCCGCCGGAATTGCCGTGGCTCAGCTCCGCATCGGTTTTGATCCACTCGTAGATGCCGTCCCGATCTTCATCCAGGAAGCCCGAGACGATGCCCTTGGTGTAGGTGGGGGTGTTGCCGCCCAGGCCGGGATAGCCGAACATGTTGATCTCATCGCTGATCATCAAGTCGTCGCTGTTACCCAGCTCAATGGGTGTCAGCCCCAAATTGGGGGGCAGAGGTGCTTGTGGGTCATCCACCATCCCAGTGATCTGGACCAGGGCCAGATCCAGCTTTTCGTCCACCTTCACCACCACACCCACATACTTCAGGATGGCCTCGCCCCGCAGGTCGGCCGGCGGCACGGCGATCCCCACCAGGCCGTCGTCGTTGAAGAGGCCGTTGGTCCGGTCGCCGGCCACCACGTGGTGATTGGTCAGGATCAGGCCATCTTCGCTCATGACGGTGCCGCTACCCAGGCTGAACACCTCGAAGTCGTTGTCCGGCACGATCACCTGAACCGTGGCACGCAGGGCCTGGATCACCTGCTCCCGCTCGATGGCAGCCGCCGGTTTGATCACCAACGCGCTGCCCAGCAGGGTCAGGAGCAGAAACAACAGGCTTCCCCAGGGGCGGCGCCGCACACGGCGCCAGGGTTGCCGCAGGATCATTCCTCACCTCCCTTCAGGTTCAGGCTGTCGAAGACCAGCCGGAAGTGGGGCGCTTCCGCCTCCCATTCGACAGCATCGGCCGCCACGGTGACCACCACCAGGTGGCCATCCAGGACAAACAGAAGATCCTGGGCCTGAACCACCACCGGCGGCGCCACAGCGCCGGCCGCGCGGGTGGGATCGGCCACATAGGCGTAGGTGACCAGGACGGCAGGCTGGCCATCCAGGACGGTTACCGATTCGGCCCACAGCTCCCGATAGCGATCCAGGGACTGGCTGCGGCGCAGGCCCCACGCGGTGCGGGCGGCCACCAGGGTTTCCCCCTCTTTCAGCGGCCGGACAAAAGCGCTGATTTCGGCGTCGAAGCTGCTGGCACTCTGGGGGTTCTTCACCCGGAAGGCCAGATCCCCGGCCCGCTGGCCGATCCAGCTGGCGGGCACGGACAGGGTGGGCAGGTCCTCCCCCAGGGAGACGGGCCGGCTGGCGTTCAACGCCCGAAGCTGAATGCCAAACCCCAGGAAGAGGACAAACGCTACCCAGACGATCAGGATCAGATCGTTACGGCGGATATCTTCCGGCTCGGGCGGTGCGTTGGTCACGCTGGGTTTGGCCAGGAGGCGGATCAGCTGAGTCATTGGGTCACCTCCTCGCTGGTTCCATCATCCGGGTCATCGACGCCGGCCGCCGGCTGGGGCGACGGGGCGGTGCCAGGGACGATGCCGGTATTCGGATCGACGGTTTGGGCCGCATTGGGGTTCGTGTCTGGAGTGTGGGCCTGGGCTGACATATGGGCCAGGCGCAGGGTCTCTTCATTGGCCCGGGCCACCAGCCAGAAGACCACGGCCAGGGTCACTCCCGCCACGATAGCGGCGAAGATCAGGTCGCCCCATGGGTTGTAGTGGAGACTATTGCCGGCGCTCCGCTCCAACAGGAAGAAGAAGAGCCCGTGGAGGGCCGCCGCCAGGGTGAATCCCATGGGCAGATAGTAAAACGGGACCTTTTCAAACCGGCTCTGGCCGATGAAGTAGCCCAGAATACCGGCAAAACTGGCATAGGCCAGGGCATTGACCACCATGCGGATGGAGCCGATGTCCAGGTCCACGCCACCATGGGCAAGGACGTATGAAAAGTTGAGCACCGTGGCCAGGCCCAGCCCGGCCGCCACCGCGTAGATGACGCCATCCACCCGTTCGTCGAACTCCGGGTGGTCGAAGACGCTGAAGCGCACAGTCCCATAGATCATGAACTGCTCCACCACGGCCACCACCAGGATACCGCCGAACAGGTGGGCCCACCAGCTGCTGTAGAGCCAGCGATCTACCCCGAAGACCCCCTGAAGGATGGGGCCATGGAGTGCGCCAGCCACCAGCAGGGCGATCAGGAAGACGTTGAAGACCATGCGTTTGGGTTCTGGTTCCAGGCGGTCCATCCGGTAGAAGAAGATGAGCCAGAGGGCTGCCGGAACCAGGCTGAAAATTAGCCCCAGCAGAATCAGGCCCACACCGGCCAGGTTGTCGCCCAAATTGGGCAACAGGAAGTTGAAGATGGCAACGAAAAGCAAGAGGCCGAATAGCTCGAACGCGATGGACGCCCACAGACCTGTCCGATTGTGGGCCACGCGTTCCAGGCGGCTCAGCTCATCGTTGCCGGCTTGAAGTGTTTGCACCGGGTGCCTCCTTTCGATGCGTGGAAATTGGTAGTAAATCCCGGCAGAAATTCGCCGATAGGTTCCACCAGAGGTAATGTCGGCGAATTTCTGCCGTGATATTTACGCCAGACTGGAGTAGAAATGGCGCTGACGGTTGAACTCTGCTCCGAAGTCCAACCGCCGCAGGGGCCGTGGGGCTGAAGTGGGGAGCAGTTTGACACCCTTTTCAGATGCGTGGTACATTCTTTGCAGCTCATTCTAAATCAAGTGCAGGACTATGGACAAGCAGCAAATTTTGAACCTTCGCCGTGTCGGCAATCCGGTCCTGGTCTACAGCCAGGACACCTTCGAGCAGATGCTCCACCACCTCAGTGAGCAGCCTCGTCTGGCGCTGGACACGGAGAGCGACAGCCTGTTCAGCTATTACGCCAAGATCTGTCTGATCCAGATCACCACCTACACCCACCCGGACGGCGATCCAACCCAGGTGACCGACTATCTGGTCGATCCCCTCCGCTTCAGCCGGCTGGATGGTCTGGCCGCGCTCCTGCGGGAGAAGGAGGTGGAGGTGGTGATGCACGCGGCTGAAAACGACATCCTGGTCCTGCAGCGGGAATACGATTTCACCTTTCGCCGCATCTTCGACACCCAGCTGGCGGCCCGCATCCTGGGGTGGCGCCGGGTGGGCCTGGCTGCCATCCTGGAAGAGCACTTCGGCGTGGTCAGCAACAAGCGCATGCAGCGCACCAACTGGGGTAAACGCCCCCTGACGCCGGAACAGATCGCCTACGCCCAGATGGACACCCATTACCTTCTGGCCCTGCGAGAACTGCTGGCCAGCCGGCTGCAGGCGTCCAACCGGTGGGAAGAGGCCCAGGAAGCCTTCCAGCAGCTCACCCAACTGGACTTCCGGGAGCGCAACACCCCGGAACGCACCTTCTGGCAAACCCGGGAAGCCCGCCAACTGCCCCGGGAGGCCACCGGCGTCTTCCAGGCCCTGTGGGAATGGCGGGAACGGGAAGCGCAACAGCAGGACCGCCCCCCCTTCAAGGTGCTACAAAACCAGGCCCTGGCGCGGCTGGCAACGGAGCAACCCACCAGCCTGGCCGGATTGCGGGCGTGTGGCCTGAGCCAGCACCAGGTTCGGCGCTACGGCCAGACCTTGCTATCCTTGATCCAACAGGCCAGGAGCCGCCCCCTGCCGCCCCTCCCCACCTCTGCTCCTCGGCCCGAGGAGAGCCTGGACGCCCAGACCCTGACCCGTTTTGATGCCCTGCGGCAGTGGCGCAGCAACGTGGCCGCGGAACGGGGGGTCGATCCGGACATCGTATTTCCCAACACCGTCCTCCTGGAAATCGCCCGCCATGCCCCCTCCACCCTGGAAGAACTGGCCGAGGTGGAAGGGGTGGGCCCGTGGAAGCTTCAAACCTACGGCCCCGCCATCCTCCAGATCCTGGGCAACTGACCAGCCGTTCCTGCCCCTCTGGCCATGTCGGCCCGTACGTGAATTCTGCGTAACCGAATCCTGTCTCTGGTCGTCATCA
This genomic interval from Litorilinea aerophila contains the following:
- a CDS encoding S1C family serine protease, which produces MILRQPWRRVRRRPWGSLLFLLLTLLGSALVIKPAAAIEREQVIQALRATVQVIVPDNDFEVFSLGSGTVMSEDGLILTNHHVVAGDRTNGLFNDDGLVGIAVPPADLRGEAILKYVGVVVKVDEKLDLALVQITGMVDDPQAPLPPNLGLTPIELGNSDDLMISDEINMFGYPGLGGNTPTYTKGIVSGFLDEDRDGIYEWIKTDAELSHGNSGGLATDDRGRFVGVPTAGNTDDVGKIGLVRTGNLAIDFVQSYFPNQPGDGSAAISNVRFAQAVNRSGQPVGVDVQFPSGITDLYAVFDYSGFEDGKTLTYVWYVDGFEGLRDSFAWEEGESGSSWVSVYNDEGLPDGFIELELIYDGVSLYRGGVIIGEGTVPQPPANSGGGGFGPIRFAEGVENDRPVNPGAVFSNLKKVYAFFDYEGMANGTSWMTRWYFNGQQVLENQAVWDAGESGSYYISLSHPDGLPVGEYTLELYIAGELNQSGNFTVQGGTAPGPRAVNVTGVVLDRDNQRQPVAGALIVFLKPGILIDDWVEADFPDDMVHGSGTSNAEGRFQLDAKVTPGESYGIVVVHQQYQPIAQDAYQIPSDASDPYELTITMRRK
- a CDS encoding PrsW family intramembrane metalloprotease, producing the protein MQTLQAGNDELSRLERVAHNRTGLWASIAFELFGLLLFVAIFNFLLPNLGDNLAGVGLILLGLIFSLVPAALWLIFFYRMDRLEPEPKRMVFNVFLIALLVAGALHGPILQGVFGVDRWLYSSWWAHLFGGILVVAVVEQFMIYGTVRFSVFDHPEFDERVDGVIYAVAAGLGLATVLNFSYVLAHGGVDLDIGSIRMVVNALAYASFAGILGYFIGQSRFEKVPFYYLPMGFTLAAALHGLFFFLLERSAGNSLHYNPWGDLIFAAIVAGVTLAVVFWLVARANEETLRLAHMSAQAHTPDTNPNAAQTVDPNTGIVPGTAPSPQPAAGVDDPDDGTSEEVTQ
- a CDS encoding ribonuclease D; translated protein: MNLRRVGNPVLVYSQDTFEQMLHHLSEQPRLALDTESDSLFSYYAKICLIQITTYTHPDGDPTQVTDYLVDPLRFSRLDGLAALLREKEVEVVMHAAENDILVLQREYDFTFRRIFDTQLAARILGWRRVGLAAILEEHFGVVSNKRMQRTNWGKRPLTPEQIAYAQMDTHYLLALRELLASRLQASNRWEEAQEAFQQLTQLDFRERNTPERTFWQTREARQLPREATGVFQALWEWREREAQQQDRPPFKVLQNQALARLATEQPTSLAGLRACGLSQHQVRRYGQTLLSLIQQARSRPLPPLPTSAPRPEESLDAQTLTRFDALRQWRSNVAAERGVDPDIVFPNTVLLEIARHAPSTLEELAEVEGVGPWKLQTYGPAILQILGN